The Vibrio chagasii genome includes a region encoding these proteins:
- a CDS encoding SDR family oxidoreductase encodes MEIKSSIILVTAAGSRLGGTIANHFVNLGATVILCDNDTEALQATYLQCARFSDSVYHYPLESHDSQAILSVFDFIQTTFNTPPDVLVNNWISSPMPSLIGDQPVSSFINDLSSMASTLFAFGQISAERLREENKEGVIVNVISHDDFHDVSGLESANSMITGFTHSWAKELTPFKIRVGGVVPAIHNADGKFNRCHWAQLQDELTRTAEYIISNDYFSGRVVAAEV; translated from the coding sequence ATGGAAATAAAAAGCTCAATCATATTGGTAACAGCTGCCGGTTCGCGACTAGGAGGGACGATTGCGAACCACTTTGTGAACCTTGGAGCCACCGTCATCCTTTGCGATAACGATACTGAAGCGCTTCAGGCTACTTATTTACAATGTGCTCGGTTCTCTGATTCTGTTTACCACTACCCGCTCGAAAGCCATGACAGCCAAGCGATTCTTAGCGTATTTGATTTTATCCAAACCACTTTCAACACCCCCCCCGATGTACTGGTCAATAACTGGATAAGTTCACCGATGCCGAGCCTAATTGGTGATCAGCCCGTCAGCAGCTTTATTAATGATCTTTCCTCTATGGCATCGACCCTTTTTGCTTTTGGCCAAATCAGCGCTGAGAGGCTACGAGAAGAAAACAAAGAAGGGGTTATCGTGAATGTCATATCGCACGATGACTTTCACGATGTATCCGGACTAGAAAGCGCCAATTCCATGATCACCGGTTTTACCCACAGCTGGGCCAAAGAACTCACCCCATTTAAGATCCGTGTGGGCGGTGTCGTTCCTGCGATTCACAACGCCGATGGTAAGTTCAACCGTTGTCACTGGGCACAACTGCAAGACGAACTCACCCGAACCGCTGAATACATTATCTCTAATGATTACTTCAGTGGACGAGTTGTAGCAGCAGAGGTTTAG
- the adhE gene encoding bifunctional acetaldehyde-CoA/alcohol dehydrogenase — translation MPVTNLAELDALVARVKAAQEEFATFSQEKVDAIFRAASLAANHARIPLAQQAVAESGMGIVEDKVIKNHFASEFIYNKYKDEKTCGILEEDDNLGTMTIAEPVGIICGIVPTTNPTSTAIFKSLISLKTRNGIIFSPHPRAKNSTNDAAKLVLDAAVAAGAPKDIIGWIDQPSVELSNALMKHDGIALILATGGPGMVKAAYSSGKPAIGVGAGNVPVVIDETADIKRAVASILMSKTFDNGVVCASEQAAIVVSDVYEEVKERFASHKAHVLSKADADKVRKVLLIDGNLNAKIVGQPAPAIAEMAGVKVPADTKVLVGEGLGKVSYDDEFAHEKLSPTLGLFRADDFEDAVAQAVTMVEIGGIGHTSGLYTNQDTNAERIRYFGDKMKTARILINIPTTHGGIGDLYNFNVAPSLTLGCGSWGGNSISENVGPKHLINKKTVAKRAENMLWHKLPKSIYFRRGSLPIAMSDLEGKKRAFLVTDRFLFNNGYADDVVSLLKAQGIEVQTFFDVEADPTLSVVEKGAEAMKSFQPDVILALGGGSPMDAAKIMWVMYEHPETHFEELAMRFMDIRKRIYKFPKMGQKAELVCITTTSGTGSEVTPFAVVTDDKTGAKYPLADYEITPNMAIVDANLVMNMPKSLTAFGGYDAVTHALEAYVSVLANEYSDGQALQALKMLKEYLPSSYKNGAADPIAREKVHNAATIAGVAFANAFLGVCHSMAHKIGAEFHLPHGLANALLISNVVRYNANDNPTKQTAFSQYDRPQARRRYAEVADHLGLSQAGDRTAQKIERLLTWLEELKKDLNIPLSIQAAGVNESDFVAKLDELAVEAFDDQCTGANPRYPLITELKEVLTTSYYGEAYVEGETFEGTTVILKKADQKPAESKAPKAKKEKANA, via the coding sequence ATGCCTGTAACTAACTTAGCGGAACTTGATGCTCTAGTAGCTCGCGTCAAAGCAGCACAAGAAGAGTTTGCAACATTCTCTCAAGAGAAAGTAGACGCAATCTTCCGCGCAGCTTCTCTTGCTGCTAACCACGCTCGTATTCCACTTGCACAACAAGCAGTAGCTGAATCTGGAATGGGTATTGTTGAAGATAAGGTTATCAAAAACCACTTTGCATCTGAATTTATCTACAACAAATACAAAGACGAAAAAACATGTGGCATCTTAGAAGAAGATGACAACCTAGGCACAATGACTATCGCTGAGCCTGTAGGTATCATCTGTGGTATCGTTCCAACAACGAACCCAACTTCTACAGCAATCTTCAAATCTCTAATCTCTCTTAAAACACGTAACGGCATCATTTTCTCGCCACACCCACGTGCAAAGAACTCAACTAACGACGCAGCGAAACTTGTACTAGACGCAGCGGTTGCAGCGGGTGCTCCAAAAGACATCATCGGTTGGATCGACCAACCATCTGTAGAGCTTTCTAACGCGCTTATGAAGCACGACGGTATCGCACTTATCCTTGCTACTGGTGGTCCAGGCATGGTTAAAGCAGCATACTCTTCTGGTAAGCCTGCTATCGGTGTTGGTGCTGGTAACGTTCCTGTAGTTATCGATGAAACAGCTGACATCAAACGTGCTGTAGCATCTATCCTAATGTCTAAGACATTCGATAACGGCGTTGTATGTGCTTCTGAGCAAGCTGCAATCGTTGTTAGCGATGTATACGAAGAAGTTAAAGAGCGTTTCGCTTCTCACAAAGCTCACGTTCTGTCTAAAGCTGACGCAGATAAAGTACGTAAAGTACTTCTTATCGACGGCAACCTAAACGCTAAAATCGTAGGTCAACCTGCTCCAGCAATCGCTGAAATGGCTGGTGTTAAAGTTCCTGCTGATACAAAAGTACTTGTAGGTGAAGGTCTTGGTAAAGTTTCTTACGATGACGAATTCGCTCACGAGAAACTATCTCCAACTCTAGGTCTATTCCGCGCAGATGACTTCGAAGACGCTGTTGCTCAAGCGGTAACTATGGTTGAAATCGGTGGTATCGGTCATACATCTGGTCTTTACACTAACCAAGATACTAACGCAGAGCGCATCCGTTACTTCGGTGACAAGATGAAGACTGCTCGTATCCTGATCAACATCCCTACTACTCACGGTGGTATCGGTGACCTGTACAACTTCAACGTTGCACCTTCTCTAACTCTAGGTTGTGGTTCATGGGGTGGTAACTCTATCTCTGAGAACGTAGGTCCTAAGCACCTTATCAACAAGAAAACTGTAGCGAAGCGAGCTGAAAACATGTTGTGGCACAAACTACCTAAGTCTATCTACTTCCGTCGTGGTAGCCTTCCAATCGCAATGAGCGACCTAGAAGGTAAGAAACGCGCATTCCTAGTAACTGACCGTTTCCTATTCAACAACGGTTACGCTGATGACGTAGTTAGCCTGCTTAAAGCACAAGGCATCGAAGTTCAAACTTTCTTCGACGTAGAAGCGGATCCAACACTATCTGTTGTTGAGAAAGGCGCTGAAGCAATGAAGAGCTTCCAACCTGACGTAATCCTAGCTCTAGGTGGTGGTTCACCAATGGATGCTGCGAAGATCATGTGGGTTATGTACGAGCACCCAGAAACTCACTTCGAAGAACTAGCAATGCGCTTTATGGATATCCGTAAACGTATCTACAAGTTCCCTAAAATGGGTCAGAAAGCTGAGCTTGTATGTATCACTACAACTTCAGGTACGGGTTCAGAAGTTACTCCATTCGCGGTTGTTACTGACGACAAGACTGGTGCTAAGTACCCACTAGCTGACTACGAAATCACGCCAAACATGGCTATCGTTGATGCTAACCTAGTAATGAACATGCCTAAGTCTCTAACAGCATTCGGTGGTTACGATGCAGTAACTCACGCTCTTGAAGCTTATGTATCTGTTCTTGCTAACGAATACTCTGATGGTCAAGCTCTTCAAGCTCTTAAGATGCTTAAAGAATACCTACCATCAAGCTACAAAAATGGTGCGGCTGACCCAATCGCTCGTGAGAAAGTACACAATGCAGCAACTATCGCTGGTGTAGCATTTGCGAACGCATTCCTAGGTGTGTGTCACTCAATGGCTCACAAAATTGGTGCTGAGTTCCACCTACCACACGGTCTTGCTAACGCACTACTTATCTCAAACGTTGTACGTTACAACGCGAACGATAACCCAACTAAGCAGACAGCATTCTCTCAGTACGACCGTCCACAAGCACGTCGTCGTTACGCTGAAGTTGCTGACCACCTAGGCCTAAGCCAAGCTGGTGACCGTACTGCTCAGAAGATTGAACGTCTACTGACTTGGTTAGAAGAGCTTAAGAAAGACCTAAACATCCCACTATCTATCCAAGCTGCGGGTGTTAACGAGTCTGACTTCGTTGCTAAACTAGACGAGCTAGCTGTTGAAGCGTTCGATGACCAGTGTACAGGTGCTAACCCACGTTACCCACTTATCACTGAGCTTAAAGAAGTACTAACAACTTCTTACTACGGCGAAGCATACGTTGAAGGCGAAACTTTCGAAGGTACTACAGTTATCCTTAAGAAAGCTGACCAAAAACCAGCTGAATCTAAAGCACCAAAAGCTAAAAAAGAAAAAGCTAACGCATAA
- a CDS encoding VC2046/SO_2500 family protein, whose product MQIHTLDKAGIINELKFGIGISQAVEQGRRADFALLLSMFSNDVRDCTPIDTIEVTETTENRLRKQFGIAEPQQLRSNQSSYEISAQQSNHFHQSSLVSAKLCHYLKPEALAFMPEDTGDLPEEVYQNLSGHDRRKLANKNQPDLPSATLYNELSSAQRKYQIQAQV is encoded by the coding sequence ATGCAAATACATACCTTAGATAAAGCAGGAATCATCAACGAACTGAAGTTCGGCATCGGAATCAGCCAAGCGGTTGAGCAAGGTCGCCGTGCGGATTTCGCGTTGCTGTTATCCATGTTCTCTAATGATGTTCGAGACTGTACGCCTATCGATACTATTGAAGTCACAGAGACAACGGAAAATCGCCTCCGTAAACAGTTTGGCATCGCCGAACCTCAGCAACTGCGTTCAAATCAATCGTCTTACGAGATATCAGCACAACAGTCTAATCACTTTCACCAATCAAGCTTGGTGAGTGCTAAGCTCTGTCACTATCTAAAACCAGAAGCACTGGCATTTATGCCAGAAGACACTGGTGACTTACCTGAAGAAGTTTACCAAAACCTATCTGGTCACGATCGTCGTAAGCTAGCAAACAAAAACCAGCCTGACTTACCATCAGCAACGCTGTACAACGAGCTATCTTCCGCTCAACGTAAGTATCAGATCCAGGCTCAGGTATAG
- the sodB gene encoding superoxide dismutase [Fe], whose product MAFELPALPYAKDALEPHISAETLDFHHGKHHNTYVVKLNGLIPGTEFEGKTLEEIVKTSTGGVFNNAAQIWNHTFYWHCLAPKAGGEPTGAVAEAINAAFGSFEEFKAKFTDSAINNFGSSWTWLVKKADGSLDIVNTSNAATPLTEEGVTPLLTVDLWEHAYYIDFRNVRPDYMAAFWNLVNWSFVEENLAK is encoded by the coding sequence ATGGCATTTGAACTACCAGCTCTTCCTTACGCGAAAGACGCACTAGAACCACACATCTCAGCAGAAACGCTAGATTTCCACCATGGTAAGCACCACAACACTTACGTTGTTAAGCTAAACGGTCTTATCCCAGGTACTGAGTTTGAAGGCAAAACACTAGAAGAGATCGTTAAGACTTCTACTGGTGGTGTTTTCAATAACGCTGCTCAAATCTGGAACCACACGTTCTACTGGCACTGTCTTGCTCCAAAAGCAGGCGGCGAACCAACTGGCGCTGTTGCAGAAGCTATCAACGCTGCATTCGGTTCTTTCGAAGAATTCAAAGCAAAATTCACTGATTCAGCAATCAACAACTTCGGTTCTTCTTGGACTTGGTTAGTTAAGAAAGCTGACGGTTCTCTAGACATCGTTAACACTTCTAACGCTGCGACTCCTCTAACAGAAGAAGGTGTTACTCCACTTCTAACTGTTGACCTATGGGAGCACGCTTACTACATCGATTTCCGCAATGTTCGTCCTGACTACATGGCTGCATTCTGGAACCTAGTAAACTGGTCTTTCGTAGAAGAGAACCTAGCTAAGTAA